From the genome of Triticum aestivum cultivar Chinese Spring chromosome 3B, IWGSC CS RefSeq v2.1, whole genome shotgun sequence, one region includes:
- the LOC123072317 gene encoding CASP-like protein 5B3: MKRVVGSPGTWSGMALRLSQSVFAAASTFSMVSGFGYSNYSAFFYMNLALILQIMWSLGLACKDIFALRNKKDLHTPDNLFIIVMVDWVVAVFMFSGACASASLTIFFMWDVQFCETYSKLACRQFALSVVLAFITWLLQAASSFSGFWLLVSFS, translated from the exons ATGAAGCGCGTAGTGGGGAGCCCGGGGACATGGAGCGGCATGGCACTGCGGCTGTCGCAGTCCGtcttcgccgccgcctccaccttcTCCATGGTCTCCGGCTTCGGCTACTCCAACTACAGCGCCTTCTT CTACATGAATCTAGCGTTGATCCTGCAGATTATGTGGAGTTTGGGCCTTGCTTGTAAGGATATCTTTGCTCTAAGGAATAAAAAGGATCTTCACACCCCGGATAATCTATTTATCATTGTTATGGTTGACTGG GTCGTGGCGGTTTTCATGTTCTCAGGAGCCTGTGCCTCCGCGAGCCTGACAATTTTCTTCATGTGGGATGTGCAATTCTGCGAGACATACTCGAAGCTGGCCTGCCGGCAGTTCGCTCTTTCGGTCGTCCTGGCGTTCATCACGTGGTTGCTGCAAGCTGCTTCTTCTTTCTCCGGATTCTGGCTACTGGTTTCGTTCTCCTAG